The genomic interval TGATGCTGTGGGACGAACCAGAGGTGCCGGATACGGCGGCGGCCATGATGAGAGAGAACAGACTCTTAATCAGCTGCTTGTTGAAATGGATGGATTTAATACAGAGCAGGCTGTTATTATTATTGCTGCTACCAATCGACCCGACGTTCTGGACCCGGCACTTCTGAGAGCGGGCCGTTTTGACCGGCAGGTTGTTGTTGATATGCCTGATGTGAAAGAACGTGAGGCCATTATAGGAATCCACTGTAAAAAGATAAATCTTTCCCCCGATGTTGATCTCTCGGTCATTGCCAGAGCCACACCGGGCAGTTCAGGTGCAAATTTGGCCAGTATAGTCAATGAAGCCGCCCTGTTTGCCGCCCGTAGAGCGGCTCTTGTGGTAGAGCATCAGGATTTTGAAGAGGCCCGTGATAAAGTTATGATGGGGGTCGCAAGAAAATCCAGGGTTCTGACACATCATGAACGAGAAATGACCGCCTATCATGAAGCAGGGCACACACTGCTCCATTACTACCTTGAAAATGCCGATCCCATACACAAAGTGACCATAATTCCCAGAGGAAGAGCACTGGGAGTAACTTTTTCCCTGCCGGAAAACGATAATTATTCCAGAAGCCGTTCCTGGATTGAAGATCGTATTTGTATATGTTACGGTGGTTATGTAGCGGAGGAAGTTACATACAATGTGACAACCACCGGTGCAAAAAACGATATAGACCAGGCAACCGACATGGCGCGGAAAATGGTCTGTGATTGGGGCATGAGTAGTAAAGTCGGCCCCATCTCTCTAGGAAGTGGTGAAGAACCGATCTTTATCGGAAAGGAAATTGCACAGCATAAAGACTATTCTGATGATACCGCATCCCTGATCGATAGTGAAATCAGGCGTATCCTGAATGATAATCTGGGTAAAGCCAGAAATATTATTGATGAGCACAGGGATCAGCTGGAATCTATCACCAGAACTCTTCTAGTTGAAGAGACTCTGGACGATAAAAGCATCAGAAATCTACTTGGACCGGAATTCAAAAAAAGTGATTCCTGAAGAAAAAAAGTGAAAAAAAAACTAATCCTTATTCTTATATTTCTCAGTATTATAGGTTCTGCCGTAGCGCAGAGTCAGGATACAGAACTTGCCAGACTCTATGCACGATATGCCTGGGATGCCTACGGTTCATCCCGGTGGCAGGAATTTTCCGATCTTGTTGAAAAGGGACTGGAATATGATGGCCTGAATCCTGATCTTCTCAGTTTCAAGGGACTCGAAGCCCGGAGTGCAGGACATTATGAAGAAGCCAGGCAATGGTTTTCCAAGGCTTTTTACAGCGGATATCAGGCTCAGCATATAAAAAGCCGTGATATTCTGGCCTGGCTGTTTGAAATGCATTTCCGTCTTGGAAACGACAGTGAACTGGAATCTCTCTACTACACAATTAATGAGATCACCAGAGATAGTCAGGAAATTCTATTTTATACAGTTATGTCCCTCCATCGTCTTGGCAGGACAGAGCGTGCGGTAAAACTTGCAGAGGAGGGCGTCTATAGATACCAGGATCAGCGATTTCTGATTCTCCTCAGCCTCTGGACCGATGATAAATCATATCCGGGAATTCTATCCGAATATATTGAGCGTCAGGGCCTGCTTTATCCGGATCTTCTGGCAAGAGCGGTTCTTTCTGAAGAAAATAAAAATCCATCGGTTCTGGCTTATCTATATCTTGAACAGGAGAATGATCTGAACAGCTGGTATATCAGAAAAACAGTTCTTAATCTTCCTGTTGATGATACGGATATTCCCGATTTTACAGACAGCAGACGGATCTGGCCCCTTAAGACTCTGCAGAGTTTTGTTAAAGAACATCCCGATATGGGACTGCTTATGTCTGAGCTGAGTTATGTGTCCCTGGACAGCAGCGGTGATGGTATTGTCGATTTTTCCATTCTGAAAAAAGGGGATGAAATGATCTGGGAACTCGATTTTGATCAGGACGGAATTGCTGATACCAGGATGGTCTGGGATGAATTCTCTGTTCTTCAGTCTGTGACATATATTCAGGATGATCTTAAACGGAGTTTTTATTATTATGACTACCCCTATATTGAACGTGTTGATATTTCAGGAGGACTAAGAAATTTCAGGGAATATCACTACCTGCCCGGCAGTTTTACCTTTTTAATGGCTGAAGGGGATGATGCCCTTCATGTTCAGCTCCTGATGGAACCTGCGGGGAATGCACCCGTTTTCACTTATGAATCTGATATTCTTAAAAATTGTTTTTCACTTATTGATTCTGTAACTGAAGATGAAATGAAACCTTTTAGAGAGTATACTGTAGTGGATGGTATGATCAGACGTTTCCGTGAGGATTCAAACTTTGACGGTCAGTTTGACAGAACTGTACTGCTTGAAAACTGGCTGCCCTATGAAGGCTATAGAGATATAGACAGTGACGGTGAATTTGATCTGAAAGAGAAATACATAAGCGGCCGTTTTGCCGGATTTGTATATGAAGGCAGAGAGAGCCGATTGGAAGAATATCAGGATCTCTGGAGCCGAAGACGTTACCAGTTATGGGATTTTTCAAAAAACGGATTTTACGACGCTTTACTAGAACAGAAGGGAGACGGCAGCTGGGACGAGCTGCTGATTGAACAATGATAAATAAGATATTAAAGATATTTTTTATAGGGATGATGGCAGTGCTGCTGTTCTCCTGTGCAACAGCAGACTCATCAGGATCTATGGAAGACAGATCGGAAGCCTATGATTCGGGAAGCCGCGCTTCTCAGCAGATCGATTCACTTATGGAAGATGAGAGGCCCTCTGAAGCCCTTCAGTGGATTTATCATTACAGAGGGAGCGAGCATCCCCCTGAACTTGATTATGCGAACCTTGAAGAGCAGGCCCTTAAAGAGATGGACAAACAGCTCAAGCAGTCCATGGATGACAGGGAATATATGAAGGCCCTCTCTCTCTACAGTTCACTTGACGCAGTAGGGCAGACCTCATATATACGCCGGGATTATGATGAACAGAACATTAAACTTGAATATATAAAAAATCTTCTGGAATTTGAAATGGCCGGAGCCGCAGCCGTAATGGTAGTCCAGGGCTTTGTCTCTCTGGAAGATGTGAGTGATAAAGATCTTCAGTATTTTGAAGAGCGTTTTACAAAGGGTGAAAACAGAAAGGCTCTTGCTAAGGTCGTAAAGGAGCTGGGAAATCGCAGCCTTGCAGCTCAGGTTCTCAGCGAAGAATTCCTCTCCGCATCCATCAGGATGGAGGATCTCCTTGAGGGAACCGTTACTGTCTGGGTTGATAAGGGACTGCGTCTGGACCGTGGAGTCGGATATCCCGACAGAAGTATAGGAAGTGGTTTTTTTATAGATAAGAAGGGTTATATCCTTACCAATTATCATGTAATTGAGAGTGAAGTGAACCCCGAATATAAGGGTTATTCCCGTCTGTTTATCAAGCTCTCCGACGACCGGGGTGAAAAAATTCCCGCCAGGGTTGTAGGTTGGGACAGACATTTTGATATCGCCCTGCTTAAAACAGAGATTGAAGCACCCTATGTTTTCTCATTTGCAGGAATAGATCAGTTCAGTCTGGGAGAAAAGATTTTTGCCATCGGTTCACCCGGTGGGTTGAATAACACAATTACCTCCGGTTCTGTCTCGGCAGTCAGGCGTCCGCTCCAGACCATGGGTGAATCCATTCAGGTCGATGTCCCTATAAACCCGGGAAACAGCGGCGGTCCTCTTATGAACAGTGACTCTGAGGTAAACGGAATTGTATTTGCAGGGATTACCGGTTTTGAAGGTGTCAATTTTGCCATAGACGGAGAGTATGTAAAAACACTGCTTCCTCATCTCTATGGCGGCGGTGCCATCAAACATTCATGGATCGGTGTGGGAGGATATCAGGCCTATGATCATCTGGAAACACTCTATGTTACACCCGGATCTCCCGCAGACAGCCTCGGTCTGGCTCGGGGAGATATAATACTATCCATCAACGGTAAAAAAGTTCAGCGCAATCAGGATGTCAGAGATGCTATCCTCGGTCTTGCGCCCGGTACTATTATCACTATGGACTGGGAGACCACAGAGGGTATTAAAAAACACTCCAGGGTCACTCTTGCAGAGCGCCCGGATGTGCCTTTGAAGGAAGCAGTCAATGCCGATACCCGGGAAAACCTTATTCCCCCCATGTTCGGAATGGTACTCTCTCAGGTGGCTAAGCAGCAGTATACTGTGGAGAAGGTCTATACCGGTGGTGGAGCCGACGAGGCCAGTATCTCAGCCAACGATGTAATCGTACTCAGAAAGTGGACGGTAAATGAGAAAGACGGCTACGTACTGATGCAGTTTGTATTCAAGGGCATAAAAGCCGGATACCTGGAAAGTGCAGTTCAGTTGGGAGCAGGTTTAGAGTCCGCTATCTTCTTCTGACGATTGAAGAAAGTAACGTTTTACTATATATTTCTCAGGTATGAAATACGAACAGGATAAAATCCGCAACTTTTGCATAATTGCCCATATTGACCATGGAAAATCCACTCTGGCAGACCGTTTCCTGCAGAAATCCCACTCCGTTTCGGAAAGAGATATGCACGAGCAGATGCTCGACTCAATGGATATTGAACGGGAGAGGGGGATTACAATCAAATCTCAGGCTGTTACCATTGAATATAAATCTGTTGATGGAAATACATACCAGCTGAACCTGGTTGATACCCCGGGACATGTAGACTTTTCCTATGAAGTTTCAAGAGCCATCAGCTCCTGCGAGGGAGCCCTCCTTTTAGTTGATGCCTCCCAGGGTGTGGAAGCACAGACTCTCTCTAACATGTATATGGCTATGGATCATGATCTGGATATTGTTCCGGTTGTGAACAAAATGGACCTGCTCAGTGCCGACCTTGAAAGAGTGTCCGACCAGATTGAACATGACCTGGGTCTTGATCGTGAGATGATTTATCCTGTATCTGCAAAGACAGGTGAAAAAGTTGATGAGCTTATCGAAGGTCTGATCAAATGGATACCTGCACCCGCAGGCTCCCCGGATAATCCCCTGAAATGTCTTATCTTTGACTCACACTATGATGCCTACAGAGGTGTCGTAATCCATATCAGACTTTTTGAAGGCTCCATCTCGGTGGGTGATGAAATCCTCATCATGTCCAATAACGCCACTTATAAAGTTGAGGAAGTGGGAACCTTCAAGCTGGGACTGTATCCCTGTAAAACCTTGAAAGCCGGTCAGGTCGGGTATATTATTGCGGGAATCAAAATAATCTCTGATATCAGAGTCGGTGATACAATCACCCAGAATAAAAATCCCTGTGATGAGGCACTCTCCGGATTCCGTGAGGTCAAGCCTGTCGTATTCTCTTCAATTTATGCTGTAGATACAAACCAGTATGAAGAACTTCATACGGCTATAGATAAGCTTAGGCTCAATGACGCCTCACTGGTGTACGAAAAGGATGCTTCCGCGGCACTCGGTTTTGGGTTCCGCTGCGGTTTCCTCGGCCTTCTTCATCTTGAAGTCGTTCAGGAACGTCTTGAGAGAGAATTTGGTCTGAATATAGTCCTGACTTCTCCCTCGGTTCGCTATAGACTCACAAGACAGGACGGAACTGTATATTATCTGGATAATCCGGCTGAATTTCCTGATCCCGGTACCATCGAGATGAGTGAAGAACCCTATATTACAGCAGATATCATTACTCCCACAGACTATCTGGGTTCCATTATGACCCTCTGTATGGGGAAACGCGGTGTTCAGACCAGTATGAATTATCTGGATGAAAAACGTGTGGAAATAAAATTTGATATGCCTCTGGCGGAAGTTCTTTTTGACTTCTACGATAAGTTGAAATCCATCTCCAAGGGTTATGCCTCTTTTGACTATGAAGTTATAGGGTTTAAGCCCACTAATCTGGTTAAACTCGATATCGTGATCAACGGAGACAAGGTGGATGCCCTGTCTCAGCTGGTATTCAAGGATAATGCCTATGACCGGGGAAGAATCGTCTGTAAGAAACTGAAGGGTGAAATTACCCGTCAGCAGTTTAAGATTGCTGTTCAGGCGGCCATTGGTAATACGGTTATCTCCAGAGAGACTATTTCCGCACTTCGTAAGGATGTAACATCCAAGTGTTACGGAGGTGATATCTCCCGTAAACGTAAACTCCTTGAGAAGCAGAAAGAGGGTAAGAAGAGAATGAAGATGGTGGGTAATGTTGAGTTGCCTCAGTCTGCATTTCTTGCGGTTCTCAAGACCAGTGATGATGATTAACACACCAATTATTTAGAATTATTGAAGGAGCAGATCAGGTCGATTCTGCTCCTTTTTTTATCCCCTTTTCCAATAATTTTATTATAAATATCTTTTTTCTGTTATAGTGGATCACAACAAATAAGTAGGTGATCTCAAGTGAAAAAAGAAATATTTCTAATACCCTATGCCCATCTTGATACACAGTGGCGCTGGGAATATCCCACAACAATAAAAAAATACATCAGGAACACCCTTGATGATAATATCAGCCGATTTGAGAAGTATCCCGGCCATCAGTTCAACTTCACAGGTGCAATCCGTTATTCCATGATGAAGGAATACTACCCCGAAAAATTCGCATCCATAAAAAAATATATTGAAGAGGGCCGATGGCATCTTGCAGGGACCTGTATGGATGAAACCGACGCTCTTGTACCCTCAGTAGAATCAATGGTGAGGAATATACTTTATGGTGACCGATGGGCTGTCAGAGAATTCGGAAAGAGCAGCCGGGACTATATGATTCCAGACTGTTTCGGATTTCCCGGAAACATGCCCACAGTTCTGACCCACTGTGATATTAAGGGTTTTTCCACCCAGAAACTGACATGGCACAGCGCTGTGGGAATCCCATTTGAGCTGGGAATCTGGAGAGGGAAAGATGGTAGTGAATTGGTCTCTGCTCTTAATCCTACTGCCTATACTTCCAAGGTGAAATTCCCCTTCAAGCTGAACCGGAACCGCCTGAAGAGGCTGAATGATCTGGGAAAGAAGAGCGGTATCTGGAAATCCTTTCAGTATTACGGAGTCGGCGATGTCGGCGGAGCTCCCAAAGAGGGATCGGTAAAAAGTGTTCTGGCCGGCATAAAGCAGAGCCGGTCAGAAGATACTGATCTGATTATCCGTCAGGGCTCGGCTGACCAGTTCTTTGCAGAACTGCAGGATGATGAAAAAGAGAAGATGGACCGCTACGAAGGAGACTTCCTCCTGACACTGCACAGCGCCGGTACCCTCACATCCGCAGCAATCATGAAACGCTGGAACAGGAAAAATGAGCAGCTTGCATTCGCCGCGGAGGCAGCAGCCCTGACGGCTATGAATTACAGCGGCAAATATCCTTCACAGAAGATATACAGGGCCTGGAAGCGTGTTCTCTGCAGCCAGATGCATGATATTCTCCCGGGGACATCTACACCCAATGCCTATACTTATTCTCACAACGATGAAGTGATCGCCTTGAATCTCTGGTCTTCTATTCTTGAGGATTCGGCACAGTCCATAGCTCCCCATGTGAAGGGAGATGGAAATATCCTTTTATATAATCCCTGTGAACTGCAGAGAAAAGATCCTGTTAAAGTGGATCTCAGTAATAATGATGAGATTAAAGGCAAAATCGGTGAATGTATCCTGATGGACGGCGAAAGCAGAGAAACTGCCGGGCAGCTCACATCTGATAAAGAGGGAAGAACGATACTTACTTTTGTACCTGACCTTGGCCCCTTCAGCTGGACCCGTTTCTCTCTCCATGAGGATAAGGCCTCTATAAACACTCCTGTGACAGTCCGTAAAATCTCAGAAGAATATATCCTGGAGAATGCCGGGTATAAGATTGCAGTGGCTGAGGACGGCGAGATCAGGTCAATTCTGAACAAGGGTCTGGATCGTGAACTCCTGAGTGAACCCATGGCCTATGAATTTCAGAAGGAAGTACCCGGAGTATTTCCCGCATGGAATATGGACTGGAAGGACAGGCAGAAACCACCCTTTGCCCGTATTGAGAAGGGCGGCAAGGTCTCTATCAGCGAAGAAGGATCACAGCGCTGCTCAATTCTAATACAGACTGAATATGGTTCCTCCAGCTTTAATAAAGAGATCTCCCTCTCGGCAGGATCTGACATTGTTGAGTTCACAGAAAAGATCGACTGGCGGGAAAGCGGCTGCTCTCTCAAGCTGGCCCTCACATCGGATATGAAGAACTCAATTTTCACAACAAACTGGGAAACCTCAAGAAGTAAAAGAGATGTAAATCATAAGAAAATATATGAAATGCCCTCCCGTTACTGGGCAGACCTGAGCTGTGATCAGGACTGGGGATTTTCAATCCTGGAAGACTCAAAATATGGATACGATCACCCTTTGGAAAATAAACTCAGAATGACTCTGCTCTATACACCGGGATTGAAGTTTTCAGATCCTTTCAGGGATCAGAAGAGTCATGACTGGGGTGAACATACAATCCGATATGCCCTCTATGGACATAAGGGTGACTGGAAAAACAGTGATGTACAGGCTAGGCGTTTTAATCAGCCTGTTCGTTCTTTTTTAATCTCCGGTGAAGCTGCCGCCTCAAAAAGGCGAAATGAAATTCAGCCTTTTCTGTTTAAGATGAGCTCCGAAGACTTAGGAGTTCTTGCCGTAAAGAAAGCAGAAGACAGTGATGCCGCAGTCATCCGTCTGTGTGAGCGAAAGGGAGAGAACTCTAGTGCAGAACTGATTTTTTCAAGAAATGTCAGCAGAGTCCAGTTAATAAACGGCCTTGAGGAAGTACAGGGGGATGTTGAGATTGCCGATAACGGATTTACCGCCGCCCTTCCGGCCTGTTCCATGGCCTCCTATCTGGTGGAATTTACTGATAGACAGATCTCTGAATCAACAAGGCAGCACAGTCTTGATCTGCCTTACAATGCCGGGACCATGTCTCACAGGGGAGAAAAATCTGATGCTCTCCTACCCGCGGAACAGGTCCCCTCAGAGATCGATTCAGGCGGGCTGAGTTATAATCTGGCTGAAGGCAGGGAAAATGATACAGTACGCTGTGAAAGTCAGAATATCAGCCTCCCTGAGGGTTTTAATTCTCTATCCATCCTCTGCGGAGCAGACACAGACTGTAGTGAAAGCTTCAGCTTTCTGGATAACGATGGGGAAATCCTGAATAAGGAAGAAGTTCAAATATCCTCCATGACAGAGTTTATCGGTCAGTGGGACAGGAGAATCTGGAAAAAAATACCCGGACATGAAGCAAAACAGAAGAGAGATTATATCTGGCTTAACAGCTGTACCGGAATCGACGGAGGGTATGTTAAAAGAGACCGCCTGGAGTGGTTCTCCACACATACTCTGAATGAAGGAGAAGAGTTGCCATATCAGTTTGGATATATGTTTACTAAGATCCTCGAGATTCCTGAGAAAGCTGTCAGTATCCAGCTGCCGTCTAATTCAGGAGTGAAGATCTATGCAATAACAGCATCTCATCAGGATTGTTCCGTGAAGAGTGCTCAGTGTCTAGGGGATAAATACGACTTTTAAAGACCTGTAACTGCCGTCCAGAGTTCCTTATCCACCTCAATAAAACCCTTTGAAAGAATGGACTCTTTACTCTTGAGACTGCCCTGACCCGGAAAGTAGATGTCAGGGTATAGATCTCGGAGTATTGTTTTCATTTTACTATTTCTTTAAGAGAATTCACCGGGACCAAGCAGTTTCTCCACATTAATACTGATAGCGGTCTGTGAGTAATTACCCCTTAGACCGGTTTCATTCTCGTCCTGATTGAGAATATTACCCCCAGCCAGTACGGAGCTCATCATTTCGACCCAGATCGCCAGGCCGAATCCCTTATGCTCAGCCATAGGCATAAAGAGCTGGCTGTCCATTACATCCTGAGGATTTGTCGTGGGCTTTCCCTCTTTATCCCGCCCCCAGTATTCAGGAATAGATTTCCCTTCTTTTATATACTTCCCCATCTTTCCATAGGAAGAGTAGGCAAAACAGATATCAAACAACAGTGAGCTGTCATCTG from Oceanispirochaeta sp. M1 carries:
- a CDS encoding S1C family serine protease, producing the protein MINKILKIFFIGMMAVLLFSCATADSSGSMEDRSEAYDSGSRASQQIDSLMEDERPSEALQWIYHYRGSEHPPELDYANLEEQALKEMDKQLKQSMDDREYMKALSLYSSLDAVGQTSYIRRDYDEQNIKLEYIKNLLEFEMAGAAAVMVVQGFVSLEDVSDKDLQYFEERFTKGENRKALAKVVKELGNRSLAAQVLSEEFLSASIRMEDLLEGTVTVWVDKGLRLDRGVGYPDRSIGSGFFIDKKGYILTNYHVIESEVNPEYKGYSRLFIKLSDDRGEKIPARVVGWDRHFDIALLKTEIEAPYVFSFAGIDQFSLGEKIFAIGSPGGLNNTITSGSVSAVRRPLQTMGESIQVDVPINPGNSGGPLMNSDSEVNGIVFAGITGFEGVNFAIDGEYVKTLLPHLYGGGAIKHSWIGVGGYQAYDHLETLYVTPGSPADSLGLARGDIILSINGKKVQRNQDVRDAILGLAPGTIITMDWETTEGIKKHSRVTLAERPDVPLKEAVNADTRENLIPPMFGMVLSQVAKQQYTVEKVYTGGGADEASISANDVIVLRKWTVNEKDGYVLMQFVFKGIKAGYLESAVQLGAGLESAIFF
- a CDS encoding glycoside hydrolase family 38 C-terminal domain-containing protein is translated as MKKEIFLIPYAHLDTQWRWEYPTTIKKYIRNTLDDNISRFEKYPGHQFNFTGAIRYSMMKEYYPEKFASIKKYIEEGRWHLAGTCMDETDALVPSVESMVRNILYGDRWAVREFGKSSRDYMIPDCFGFPGNMPTVLTHCDIKGFSTQKLTWHSAVGIPFELGIWRGKDGSELVSALNPTAYTSKVKFPFKLNRNRLKRLNDLGKKSGIWKSFQYYGVGDVGGAPKEGSVKSVLAGIKQSRSEDTDLIIRQGSADQFFAELQDDEKEKMDRYEGDFLLTLHSAGTLTSAAIMKRWNRKNEQLAFAAEAAALTAMNYSGKYPSQKIYRAWKRVLCSQMHDILPGTSTPNAYTYSHNDEVIALNLWSSILEDSAQSIAPHVKGDGNILLYNPCELQRKDPVKVDLSNNDEIKGKIGECILMDGESRETAGQLTSDKEGRTILTFVPDLGPFSWTRFSLHEDKASINTPVTVRKISEEYILENAGYKIAVAEDGEIRSILNKGLDRELLSEPMAYEFQKEVPGVFPAWNMDWKDRQKPPFARIEKGGKVSISEEGSQRCSILIQTEYGSSSFNKEISLSAGSDIVEFTEKIDWRESGCSLKLALTSDMKNSIFTTNWETSRSKRDVNHKKIYEMPSRYWADLSCDQDWGFSILEDSKYGYDHPLENKLRMTLLYTPGLKFSDPFRDQKSHDWGEHTIRYALYGHKGDWKNSDVQARRFNQPVRSFLISGEAAASKRRNEIQPFLFKMSSEDLGVLAVKKAEDSDAAVIRLCERKGENSSAELIFSRNVSRVQLINGLEEVQGDVEIADNGFTAALPACSMASYLVEFTDRQISESTRQHSLDLPYNAGTMSHRGEKSDALLPAEQVPSEIDSGGLSYNLAEGRENDTVRCESQNISLPEGFNSLSILCGADTDCSESFSFLDNDGEILNKEEVQISSMTEFIGQWDRRIWKKIPGHEAKQKRDYIWLNSCTGIDGGYVKRDRLEWFSTHTLNEGEELPYQFGYMFTKILEIPEKAVSIQLPSNSGVKIYAITASHQDCSVKSAQCLGDKYDF
- the lepA gene encoding translation elongation factor 4 yields the protein MKYEQDKIRNFCIIAHIDHGKSTLADRFLQKSHSVSERDMHEQMLDSMDIERERGITIKSQAVTIEYKSVDGNTYQLNLVDTPGHVDFSYEVSRAISSCEGALLLVDASQGVEAQTLSNMYMAMDHDLDIVPVVNKMDLLSADLERVSDQIEHDLGLDREMIYPVSAKTGEKVDELIEGLIKWIPAPAGSPDNPLKCLIFDSHYDAYRGVVIHIRLFEGSISVGDEILIMSNNATYKVEEVGTFKLGLYPCKTLKAGQVGYIIAGIKIISDIRVGDTITQNKNPCDEALSGFREVKPVVFSSIYAVDTNQYEELHTAIDKLRLNDASLVYEKDASAALGFGFRCGFLGLLHLEVVQERLEREFGLNIVLTSPSVRYRLTRQDGTVYYLDNPAEFPDPGTIEMSEEPYITADIITPTDYLGSIMTLCMGKRGVQTSMNYLDEKRVEIKFDMPLAEVLFDFYDKLKSISKGYASFDYEVIGFKPTNLVKLDIVINGDKVDALSQLVFKDNAYDRGRIVCKKLKGEITRQQFKIAVQAAIGNTVISRETISALRKDVTSKCYGGDISRKRKLLEKQKEGKKRMKMVGNVELPQSAFLAVLKTSDDD
- the ftsH gene encoding ATP-dependent zinc metalloprotease FtsH, translating into MPQDDNGNKNNNDNFNFNNNRSALMFLGILILFFMFFFSFSTQGEMNEIPYSMFLEYVNKGMIYDVQILDQKEIEGRYINPSDNQRSGMSFKTVIPYYDDNLMGLLIDKGVSIKGGDKTISPAIIMLQLLPWAISFLFIWWMFRSMQGGGGNKAFSFGKSKAKRYDHGKDSITFDDVAGQDESKFELMEVVDFLKHPEKFTKIGAKIPKGVLLVGNPGTGKTLLAKAVAGEAEVPFFHMSGSDFVEMFVGVGASRVRDLFEQGRKNAPCILFIDEIDAVGRTRGAGYGGGHDEREQTLNQLLVEMDGFNTEQAVIIIAATNRPDVLDPALLRAGRFDRQVVVDMPDVKEREAIIGIHCKKINLSPDVDLSVIARATPGSSGANLASIVNEAALFAARRAALVVEHQDFEEARDKVMMGVARKSRVLTHHEREMTAYHEAGHTLLHYYLENADPIHKVTIIPRGRALGVTFSLPENDNYSRSRSWIEDRICICYGGYVAEEVTYNVTTTGAKNDIDQATDMARKMVCDWGMSSKVGPISLGSGEEPIFIGKEIAQHKDYSDDTASLIDSEIRRILNDNLGKARNIIDEHRDQLESITRTLLVEETLDDKSIRNLLGPEFKKSDS